One segment of Acidimicrobiales bacterium DNA contains the following:
- the pstC gene encoding phosphate ABC transporter permease subunit PstC, with amino-acid sequence MTTTSPFRSARPAFTDRAFRTVTFASGLVVLVVLALILVSTTREAMPAFRSEGIGFLTSDRWAPNVGSFGALPFIYGTLVISVIALVIAVPVSIGIALFLTEVAPKGLRRPVSYAVDLLAAVPSVVFGLWGLLVLAPAMVGVYDKVSRVSDRVPLVGTLLGGPVNGKSYLTAGLVLALMITPIITSLVREVFNTVPTVQKEAALALGATRWEMVRQAVFPHSRAGMIGAVMLGLGRAMGETIAAALVIGSSPQITAHLLRSGDAMAAVIANQFGEAGGVHRSALIGLGVVLFIVTVAVNIAAQTVVRRLSAAEVTR; translated from the coding sequence GTGACCACGACATCCCCGTTCCGCTCCGCCAGACCGGCGTTCACCGACCGTGCCTTCCGCACGGTGACCTTCGCATCCGGGCTGGTGGTCCTCGTGGTCCTGGCCCTGATCCTCGTGTCGACGACACGGGAGGCGATGCCGGCCTTCCGGTCCGAAGGCATCGGATTTCTCACCTCCGACCGGTGGGCGCCCAACGTCGGCTCCTTCGGCGCCCTCCCGTTCATCTACGGCACGCTCGTCATCTCGGTCATCGCTCTCGTGATCGCCGTCCCGGTGAGCATCGGCATCGCCTTGTTCCTCACCGAGGTGGCACCGAAGGGGCTCCGGCGGCCCGTGAGCTACGCCGTCGACCTCCTGGCCGCGGTGCCTTCCGTCGTGTTCGGCCTCTGGGGCCTCCTGGTGCTCGCTCCGGCGATGGTGGGCGTGTACGACAAGGTCAGCCGCGTCAGCGATCGGGTACCCCTCGTGGGCACGCTGCTCGGCGGCCCGGTCAATGGCAAGAGTTACCTCACCGCCGGCCTGGTGCTGGCGTTGATGATCACGCCCATCATCACGTCGCTCGTGCGCGAAGTGTTCAACACGGTGCCGACCGTCCAGAAGGAGGCGGCTCTGGCCCTCGGCGCGACGAGGTGGGAGATGGTTCGCCAGGCCGTGTTCCCGCACAGCCGCGCCGGGATGATCGGGGCGGTGATGCTAGGCCTCGGCCGGGCCATGGGCGAGACAATCGCCGCCGCCCTCGTCATCGGTTCGAGCCCACAGATCACGGCCCACCTCCTCCGCTCCGGCGACGCCATGGCCGCAGTCATCGCCAACCAGTTCGGGGAGGCGGGCGGGGTGCACCGGTCCGCACTCATCGGGCTCGGCGTGGTGCTGTTCATCGTCACCGTGGCGGTGAACATCGCAGCCCAAACCGTCGTCCGGCGGCTGTCCGCAGCCGAGGTCACGCGGTGA
- the pstS gene encoding phosphate ABC transporter substrate-binding protein PstS translates to MSSGPRRARLLVASLVVMALLGAACSSDSDDEAGDTTDSSATETTEAQLSGTLNASGATFPQAFYEEVIAAYAEEQPGVTINYGGGGSGKGRQELQDMVVDFAGSDGLVKPEDVPKFKGGEFLYIPTIAAPITMSYNLADVSGLKLDAPVVARIFQREIKTWDDPAIKALNADAKLPSTAITVVHRSDSSGTTENFTKYLTAAAPDAWKLNSGSTVEWPADTQGGNGNSGVAQTVKSTSGAIGYVDLSDAKASQLQIADLKNKAGKFVKADVAGATAAVESVTPNADLSYNPLNADGDEAYPITAPTWILVYKNQVDKAKAAAFKSFVTFLLNDGQDLAPDIDYAPLPKTLREKALAQLDNIAQP, encoded by the coding sequence ATGAGTTCCGGTCCTCGGCGGGCACGCCTGCTCGTGGCATCGCTCGTGGTCATGGCACTGCTCGGCGCCGCGTGTAGCAGCGACAGCGACGACGAGGCGGGCGACACCACGGACTCCTCTGCGACCGAGACCACCGAGGCCCAGCTCTCGGGAACCCTCAACGCCTCCGGGGCCACGTTTCCGCAGGCCTTCTACGAGGAGGTCATCGCCGCGTACGCCGAGGAGCAGCCGGGTGTGACGATCAACTACGGCGGGGGCGGGTCCGGCAAGGGCCGACAGGAGCTGCAGGACATGGTCGTGGACTTCGCCGGCTCCGACGGTCTGGTCAAGCCCGAGGACGTTCCCAAGTTCAAGGGTGGCGAGTTCCTCTACATCCCGACCATTGCCGCCCCCATCACCATGTCGTACAACCTGGCCGATGTGAGCGGCCTCAAGCTCGACGCCCCGGTGGTGGCGAGGATCTTCCAGCGGGAGATCAAGACGTGGGACGACCCCGCCATCAAGGCGCTCAACGCCGATGCCAAGCTGCCGTCGACGGCGATCACCGTGGTCCACCGCTCGGACAGCTCGGGCACCACGGAGAACTTCACGAAGTACCTCACGGCCGCCGCACCGGACGCCTGGAAGCTGAACTCGGGATCGACGGTCGAATGGCCGGCCGACACCCAGGGCGGCAACGGCAACTCGGGTGTCGCGCAGACCGTGAAGAGCACTTCAGGCGCCATCGGCTACGTGGACCTGTCGGACGCCAAGGCGAGCCAGCTCCAGATCGCCGACCTGAAGAACAAGGCGGGCAAGTTCGTGAAGGCCGACGTCGCCGGGGCCACGGCGGCGGTGGAGAGCGTGACGCCCAACGCCGACCTCAGCTACAACCCGCTGAACGCCGACGGAGACGAGGCCTACCCCATCACGGCGCCGACGTGGATCCTGGTGTACAAGAACCAGGTCGACAAGGCGAAGGCCGCGGCATTCAAGTCCTTCGTGACCTTCCTGCTCAACGACGGCCAGGATCTGGCCCCGGACATCGACTACGCGCCACTGCCCAAGACCCTCCGGGAGAAGGCGCTCGCCCAACTCGACAACATCGCCCAGCCCTGA
- a CDS encoding Ppx/GppA phosphatase family protein: MRIAALDLGSNSFHLLVADAHPDGSFDRLFREKEMLRLGDVVARHGRLTDEACDHALDAVRRFRSLAEGAGADVFVACATSAIREADNGGDLVERIARDTGVRVRVISGAEEAALIFRAVQASVLIDPGPALCLDLGGGSLEVMVGDSTELAWATSLKLGVARLTAELVKGDPVDPLRPGDQRRLRKRIEAVLGPVADAVAPFQPKLLVGTSGTLCDLARMAVAEETGAVPISVNQHRVSRTAVEKLHETLVGLPLAGRRRIPGLDVRRAELAPAGSLLAVVAMELFGFDELVVGTWALREGMVLAEMLRHTGADLSGDPRVMRAASVLDLCQRCGWREVHSRQVARVATSLFDQTASLHGLGENHRELLEHAAFLHDIGEHVSGESHHKHTAYLIQHGQLRGFSPHEVGMLATIGRYHRQGEPKTSFEPFAAMDDDARAEVRVLTALLQIADGLDRGHAGTVEDVQVTTDDDRIVLLLCATGDVELDLWGARRKRSLFEQVFGRRLELTVPGEAAPDLAAWSTRRGA, from the coding sequence GTGCGCATCGCTGCTCTCGACCTCGGCAGCAACTCGTTCCACCTCCTCGTGGCCGACGCCCATCCGGACGGTTCGTTCGACCGCTTGTTCCGGGAGAAGGAGATGCTGCGCCTCGGCGACGTCGTGGCCCGCCACGGCCGCCTCACCGACGAGGCCTGTGACCACGCTCTCGACGCGGTGAGGCGGTTCCGGTCCCTCGCCGAAGGAGCGGGCGCCGACGTGTTCGTGGCGTGCGCCACCAGTGCCATCCGCGAGGCGGATAACGGCGGTGACCTGGTGGAGCGGATCGCGCGCGACACCGGCGTGCGGGTGCGGGTCATAAGCGGCGCCGAGGAGGCCGCCCTCATCTTCCGGGCGGTCCAGGCCAGCGTGCTCATCGACCCGGGGCCGGCTCTTTGCCTCGACCTGGGAGGCGGCAGCCTCGAGGTGATGGTCGGTGACTCCACCGAGCTCGCGTGGGCCACAAGCCTGAAGCTCGGCGTGGCCCGGCTGACCGCGGAACTGGTGAAGGGCGACCCGGTCGACCCCCTCCGCCCTGGTGACCAACGCCGGCTGCGCAAGCGCATCGAAGCCGTCCTCGGCCCCGTCGCCGATGCGGTGGCCCCGTTCCAACCGAAGCTGCTCGTGGGCACGAGCGGCACGCTGTGCGATCTGGCCCGCATGGCGGTGGCCGAGGAGACGGGCGCCGTTCCGATCTCCGTGAACCAGCACCGCGTCAGCCGCACCGCGGTGGAGAAGCTCCACGAGACGCTCGTGGGTCTCCCACTGGCCGGGCGCAGGCGCATCCCGGGCCTCGACGTGCGCCGGGCCGAGCTGGCTCCGGCGGGGTCGCTCCTGGCCGTCGTCGCCATGGAGCTGTTCGGCTTCGACGAGCTGGTCGTGGGCACCTGGGCACTGCGGGAGGGCATGGTCCTGGCCGAGATGCTCCGGCACACGGGTGCCGACCTGTCCGGCGACCCGCGGGTGATGCGGGCCGCGTCGGTGCTCGATCTCTGCCAGCGGTGCGGCTGGCGAGAGGTCCACTCACGGCAGGTGGCCCGTGTCGCCACCTCGCTGTTCGACCAGACTGCCTCGCTGCACGGCTTGGGCGAGAACCACAGGGAGCTGCTCGAGCACGCGGCATTCCTGCACGACATCGGCGAGCACGTCTCGGGCGAGTCGCATCACAAGCACACGGCCTACCTGATCCAGCACGGCCAGCTCCGCGGCTTCAGCCCGCACGAGGTCGGCATGCTGGCCACGATCGGCCGCTACCACCGCCAGGGCGAGCCGAAGACGTCATTCGAGCCGTTCGCGGCCATGGACGACGACGCCCGAGCAGAGGTGCGGGTCCTCACCGCCCTCCTCCAGATCGCCGACGGCCTCGACCGCGGGCACGCCGGCACCGTGGAGGACGTGCAGGTCACCACCGACGACGACCGCATCGTGCTCCTGCTGTGCGCCACCGGCGACGTCGAGCTCGATCTCTGGGGCGCTCGCCGCAAGCGATCGCTTTTCGAGCAGGTGTTCGGTCGCCGGCTCGAGCTCACCGTACCCGGCGAGGCGGCGCCGGACCTCGCTGCCTGGAGCACCCGGCGCGGCGCCTGA